Proteins from a genomic interval of Actinoalloteichus hymeniacidonis:
- a CDS encoding LysR family transcriptional regulator — translation MSINVGVHHLRSVVAVADHQSFTTAAETLGVAQSSLSRTIAEVERRLGVRLFERTTRKVVATGDGREVAAHARRILTGFDDGLREIEGFITGDRGSVTVACLPSLAATFLPPYVRAFRESHPQVRLRIRDGLREEVLTSVRAGAVELALVSLSGPIEGLRHERITADSFFCAVPPGHRFADRDTLNWADLAGEPFIAFGPESSIEGPVRRALDEAGAELGTVVQAQNVGAVAGLVAAGLGITAVPELVLPMISFAGLVHIPLTPVVERSISLVWLADRYQSASAKAFARQLRAATASAKPGT, via the coding sequence CCGAGACGCTGGGCGTGGCCCAGTCCTCGCTCAGCCGCACCATCGCCGAGGTGGAACGACGCCTGGGCGTTCGGCTCTTCGAGCGCACCACGCGCAAAGTGGTGGCCACCGGCGACGGCCGTGAGGTCGCCGCGCACGCCCGCCGCATCCTCACCGGCTTCGACGACGGACTCCGCGAGATCGAGGGCTTCATCACCGGCGACCGAGGCTCGGTGACGGTGGCCTGCCTGCCCTCGCTGGCCGCCACCTTCCTCCCGCCCTATGTGCGGGCCTTCCGGGAGAGCCACCCACAGGTGCGGCTGCGCATCCGCGACGGACTGCGTGAGGAGGTGCTGACCTCGGTGCGCGCGGGCGCCGTCGAACTGGCGTTGGTCTCGCTGTCCGGGCCCATCGAGGGATTGCGACACGAACGGATCACCGCCGACTCGTTCTTCTGCGCGGTGCCGCCCGGCCACCGCTTCGCCGACCGCGACACGCTGAACTGGGCCGACCTCGCCGGGGAGCCGTTCATCGCCTTCGGCCCGGAGAGCAGCATCGAAGGGCCGGTGCGGCGCGCCCTGGACGAGGCGGGCGCCGAACTCGGCACCGTGGTGCAGGCGCAGAACGTCGGGGCGGTGGCCGGACTCGTCGCCGCCGGCCTCGGCATCACGGCCGTGCCGGAACTGGTGCTGCCGATGATCTCCTTCGCCGGCCTCGTCCACATCCCGCTCACCCCGGTCGTCGAGCGCAGCATCTCGCTGGTGTGGCTGGCGGACCGCTACCAATCGGCCTCGGCGAAGGCATTCGCCCGCCAGCTGCGGGCGGCGACGGCGTCAGCGAAACCGGGTACCTGA
- a CDS encoding response regulator transcription factor gives MDDIINGNDDANGPGEEPTRVLLLDRQWFTRSAMRSALEPLGDLEIIGEVADCDEALAVLSVGSPLPDLLVLTDADDPEIVLRRLSQDLPAWPVRVLVVGDEPRPGAVRPPGSVVGFLPRWAGQNQFVAAVRLVAAGFCVLPGLFVTGSENPEIDPPIADDRGPLTVREREVLVLLARGHTNAEISTSLGLGESTVKSHVQNLLIKLGIKNRTSAASYAYEVGLVLPQRVCGVLGQQR, from the coding sequence GTGGACGACATCATCAACGGCAACGACGACGCGAACGGCCCTGGGGAGGAGCCGACGCGGGTGTTGTTGTTGGACCGGCAGTGGTTCACCCGCAGCGCGATGCGCTCCGCGCTGGAACCGCTAGGAGATCTGGAGATCATCGGGGAGGTGGCGGACTGTGACGAGGCATTGGCGGTGTTGTCGGTCGGGAGCCCGTTGCCGGATCTGCTGGTGCTCACCGACGCCGATGATCCGGAGATCGTGCTTCGCCGACTGAGCCAGGATCTACCTGCGTGGCCGGTCCGGGTGTTGGTGGTCGGCGACGAGCCCAGGCCCGGTGCGGTTCGACCGCCGGGAAGCGTGGTGGGTTTCCTGCCTCGTTGGGCCGGACAGAACCAGTTCGTGGCCGCCGTCCGGCTGGTGGCGGCGGGTTTCTGCGTACTGCCGGGCCTGTTCGTCACCGGTAGCGAGAATCCGGAGATAGACCCGCCGATCGCCGACGATCGGGGCCCGCTGACGGTGCGCGAGCGCGAGGTCCTGGTGCTGTTGGCCAGGGGGCACACCAACGCCGAGATCTCCACTTCGCTGGGACTCGGCGAGAGCACGGTCAAATCCCATGTACAGAACCTGCTGATCAAGCTCGGCATCAAGAACCGGACGAGCGCGGCCTCCTACGCCTACGAGGTCGGGTTGGTCCTTCCGCAACGTGTGTGCGGGGTGCTGGGGCAACAGCGGTAG